One genomic segment of Coffea arabica cultivar ET-39 chromosome 6e, Coffea Arabica ET-39 HiFi, whole genome shotgun sequence includes these proteins:
- the LOC113694748 gene encoding AUGMIN subunit 1-like yields MSEIVGGGDPSPSVTSEASKNSSSGFDVNRIAEVKSWLESQFSAVGKEVPEFEYTPRSIAHLHNSATISQAKTQAASIVANDFRQKATEYRAQAVRIREILEHVGLAQESLPSNVVSSAQVLASVADLLNIRDTELSSFLVAMADLSLRKTAVEEKRSKVQQESKVLLDFTRKAISRLTYLKRILAQLEDDIAPCEAEMESRRTNLAIMDSKERQYEKQYSNCKAMLNRVGYSPEISHGVLAEMAEHRKELERKTKPILDTLRSYQDLPPDKALAVLAIEDKKRQYAAAEKYLEEVLQSALASSG; encoded by the exons atgagTGAAATTGTTGGTGGAGGAGATCCTTCGCCCTCTGTTACATCAGAAGCATCAAAGAATAGCAGCAGTGGGTTCGATGTGAATCGAATTGCTGAAGTGAAATCATGGCTTGAATCCCAATTCAGTGCAGTTGGAAAAGAAGTCCCTGAATTTGAGTACACCCCTAGAAGCATTGCTCATTTGCACAACAGTGCCACCATTTCCCAAGCCAAAACTCAAGCTGCTTCTATTGTTGCCAATGACTTTCGCCAGAAAGCAACTGAATATCGCGCCCAAG CTGTGAGGATACGAGAGATATTGGAGCATGTGGGTTTGGCTCAAGAGAGTTTACCATCAAATGTGGTGTCCTCTGCACAAGTTCTTGCCAGTGTAGCTGATTTACTGAATATTAGAGATACTGAATTAAGTAG TTTCCTTGTAGCAATGGCAGATCTTTCCTTAAGGAAAACTGCTGTAGAAGAGAAGAGGTCTAAAGTGCAGCAGGAGTCAAAAGTACTCCTCGATTTTACTCGCAAGGCAATCTCAAGGTTGACTTATTTAAAAAG AATTCTTGCACAACTGGAAGACGATATAGCTCCCTGTGAAGCAGAAATGGAAAGTCGCAGAACAAATTTGGCTATTATGGACTCGAAAGAGCGCCAGTATGAGAAACAGTATTCTAACTGCAAG GCGATGCTCAATCGTGTGGGATACAGTCCAGAGATAAGTCATGGAGTTTTGGCCGAAATGGCAGAGCATAGAAAGGAAttggagagaaaaacaaaaccTATACTTGACACCTTGAGAAGCTATCAAGACTTGCCGCCT GATAAAGCATTGGCTGTATTAGCTATTGAGGATAAAAAGAGGCAATATGCTGCCGCCGAGAAGTACCTTGAAGAAGTCTTGCAGTCTGCCCTGGCTTCTAGCGGGTGA
- the LOC113697220 gene encoding DNA-directed RNA polymerase V subunit 5A-like isoform X2: MDVGGKMEMDVDGESYPRCLSSYIDEGSIESHRYYLSRRTVLEMLRDRGFLVPNSEIGLSLQDFRNNYGQQPDIDRLRISALHKDDPSNKILVLFCGPNVVKVNVIRAIANQIMNKDTLSRLILIVQNHMTSQAMKAVDLLPFKVEIFQITDLLVNVTKHVLKPKHQLLTEEEKQRLLEKYNIEEKQLPRMLQKDAIARYYGLEKGQVLKVTYNNEITETHVTYRCVW; encoded by the exons ATGGATGTCGGTGGGAAAATGGAAATGGATGTAGATGGGGAGAGTTACCCGAGGTGTTTGAGCAGCTATATCGACGAGGGTAGCATAGAGTCTCATAGGTACTACTTGTCACGCCGAACTGTGCTGGAAATGCTTAGGGACCGTGGTTTTCTTGTACCCAATTCGGAGATTGGACTCTCTCTTCAAGACTTCCGTAATAACTACGGCCAACAGCCTGACATTGATCGCCTGAGAATCTCTGCTCTTCACAAGGATGACCCTTCTAACAAG ATTCTAGTCCTTTTCTGTGGGCCTAATGTGGTGAAAGTAAATGTAATTCGTGCTATTGCAAACCAAATCATGAACAAAGACACTCTAAGTAGGCTGATACTAATTGTGCAAAATCACATGACCAGCCAGGCTATGAAAGCTGTGGATCTCTTGCCTTTCAAAGTTGAGATTTTCCAG ATTACTGACTTGCTTGTCAATGTCACTAAGCACGTTTTGAAGCCAAAGCATCAACTGCTAACTGAAGAAGAGAAACAAAGGCTTCTTGAGAAGTATAACATAGAGGAGAAACAG CTCCCGCGGATGTTGCAAAAAGATGCAATTGCTCGATACTATGGACTTGAAAAGGGGCAGGTGTTGAAGGTTACCTACAATAACGAGATCACTGAGACGCACGTTACCTACAGATGTGTTTGGTGA
- the LOC113697220 gene encoding DNA-directed RNA polymerase V subunit 5A-like isoform X1, whose product MEEEKKSTTCLAENPVRKAMDVGGKMEMDVDGESYPRCLSSYIDEGSIESHRYYLSRRTVLEMLRDRGFLVPNSEIGLSLQDFRNNYGQQPDIDRLRISALHKDDPSNKILVLFCGPNVVKVNVIRAIANQIMNKDTLSRLILIVQNHMTSQAMKAVDLLPFKVEIFQITDLLVNVTKHVLKPKHQLLTEEEKQRLLEKYNIEEKQLPRMLQKDAIARYYGLEKGQVLKVTYNNEITETHVTYRCVW is encoded by the exons ATG gaagaagaaaaaaagagcaCAACTTGCCTAGCTGAAAACCCGGTGAGAAAAGCTATGGATGTCGGTGGGAAAATGGAAATGGATGTAGATGGGGAGAGTTACCCGAGGTGTTTGAGCAGCTATATCGACGAGGGTAGCATAGAGTCTCATAGGTACTACTTGTCACGCCGAACTGTGCTGGAAATGCTTAGGGACCGTGGTTTTCTTGTACCCAATTCGGAGATTGGACTCTCTCTTCAAGACTTCCGTAATAACTACGGCCAACAGCCTGACATTGATCGCCTGAGAATCTCTGCTCTTCACAAGGATGACCCTTCTAACAAG ATTCTAGTCCTTTTCTGTGGGCCTAATGTGGTGAAAGTAAATGTAATTCGTGCTATTGCAAACCAAATCATGAACAAAGACACTCTAAGTAGGCTGATACTAATTGTGCAAAATCACATGACCAGCCAGGCTATGAAAGCTGTGGATCTCTTGCCTTTCAAAGTTGAGATTTTCCAG ATTACTGACTTGCTTGTCAATGTCACTAAGCACGTTTTGAAGCCAAAGCATCAACTGCTAACTGAAGAAGAGAAACAAAGGCTTCTTGAGAAGTATAACATAGAGGAGAAACAG CTCCCGCGGATGTTGCAAAAAGATGCAATTGCTCGATACTATGGACTTGAAAAGGGGCAGGTGTTGAAGGTTACCTACAATAACGAGATCACTGAGACGCACGTTACCTACAGATGTGTTTGGTGA
- the LOC113694660 gene encoding uncharacterized protein At3g28850-like — translation MGCSASIPQAFMSRDQPQQNQSSNFSSSSLSQSPHSNFSSSTPVSRTLSLPTPLVHHLPLCKGDTNHLVSLTSTTYGSLVLVDPPKPNFDAEDFVNSTVTAQIVKPPNVNDSGDPLSPDSVINTWELMEGLDELDFDVVDPPGESPKTPILYSKSKTFDLGSMRKDFDANELERSYEFVEHSDSKPLWQHLSEESLLAKLDPNVVSSYRKALLSKQFGGKEAKEWSKSGKIQPIGSPNSTSFCSKRSDIYLSGAEDRVVLYYTSLRGIRKTYEECCTVRMIFRGFRVCVDERDMSMDSSYRKELQSLLGGKTVTLPQVFIKGMYIGGAEEIKELHEEGELAVLLDGIPVKDSRFVCESCGDARFVPCSTCNGSRKIFEEEEGKLRRCFDCNENGLVRCPSCCP, via the coding sequence ATGGGCTGTTCTGCTTCTATTCCCCAAGCTTTTATGTCAAGAGATCAGCCTCAGCAAAATCAGTCCTCAAATTTTTCATCTTCCTCACTTTCTCAATCACCTCATTCTAATTTCTCTTCTTCAACCCCGGTTTCAAGAACTCTCTCCCTTCCCACCCCATTGGTCCACCATCTTCCTCTTTGCAAAGGGGATACTAACCATTTGGTTTCTCTCACATCAACCACCTATGGTTCTCTAGTCCTTGTTGACCCTCCAAAGCCTAATTTTGATGCTGAAGATTTTGTGAATTCGACGGTGACTGCCCAGATTGTTAAACCTCCAAATGTAAATGATTCTGGTGACCCTTTATCCCCTGACTCGGTTATCAACACTTGGGAGCTCATGGAAGGCCTCGACGAGTTAGATTTTGATGTGGTTGATCCTCCTGGTGAATCCCCTAAAACGCCCATTCTGTATAGCAAGTCTAAGACTTTTGATTTGGGGTCTATGAGGAAAGATTTTGATGCAAATGAGTTGGAAAGGAGTTATGAGTTTGTTGAGCATTCGGATTCCAAGCCCTTGTGGCAGCATTTGTCTGAGGAGTCTTTGCTGGCTAAGTTAGACCCCAATGTGGTTTCTAGTTATCGAAAAGCGTTATTGAGTAAACaatttgggggaaaagaagcaAAAGAGTGGTCGAAATCTGGAAAGATTCAGCCTATTGGGTCACCTAATAGTACTTCATTCTGTTCCAAAAGGAGTGATATTTATTTGTCAGGAGCTGAGGATAGGGTTGTGTTGTACTATACTAGTTTGAGAGGGATTAGGAAGACTTATGAAGAATGCTGCACTGTTAGAATGATTTTTAGGGGGTTTAGAGTGTGTGTTGATGAAAGAGATATGTCAATGGATTCTTCGTATAGGAAGGAGTTGCAAAGTCTGCTGGGAGGGAAGACAGTGACCTTGCCCCAAGTGTTTATTAAGGGAATGTACATTGGTGGAGCAGAGGAAATTAAGGAACTTCATGAGGAAGGGGAACTGGCTGTTCTTTTGGATGGTATTCCGGTGAAGGATTCTCGTTTTGTCTGCGAGAGCTGTGGAGATGCAAGATTTGTACCGTGTTCAACTTGTAATGGAAGTCGGAAGATCTTTGAAGAGGAGGAAGGAAAATTGAGAAGGTGTTTTGATTGTAATGAGAACGGGTTGGTTAGGTGCCCCAGCTGCTGTCCTTGA
- the LOC140010016 gene encoding zinc finger BED domain-containing protein RICESLEEPER 3-like: MLNCAIKYKEVFPRFQVREPLYESCPSSEDWEKVEKVCTILEKFYTATHIISGSEYPTSNLFLPEILKVKKLLDARVNDEDDFVRGMITRMKLKFDKYWKECNLLMSIAAILDPRQKMRAIEFAFPKMYSAYEAQENITYVRKAIFELYDEYVAMATSGSAGTGCSLNPTSEIVCPPRASADYWDDLDEYCGELESDEPHKSELVDYLDKPRQLPGQNPKDFNCLDWWKINRSAYPVLSQLAADVLAIPITTVASEATFSAGTRVIDSYRASLAPETVQTLMCAGDWCRNLHGVKKKLKPQKALKEYELPNA; this comes from the exons ATGTTGAATTGTGCTATAAAATATAAAGAGGTTTTTCCTCGTTTTCAAGTTCGAGAGCCCCTTTATGAGTCTTGTCCATCTTCAGAGGATTGGGAGAAGGTTGAGAAAGTTTGCACCATTTTAGAGAAGTTCTACACAGCCACACACATAATTTCGGGGAGTGAGTATCCAACTAGCAATCTATTCCTCCCTGAGATTCTAAAGGTGAAAAAACTCTTGGATGCACGAGTgaatgatgaagatgattttgtcCGGGGTATGATTACAAGAATGAAGCTCAAGTTTGACAAATACTGGAAAGAGTGTAATTTATTGATGTCCATTGCAGCTATCTTGGATCCCAGACAGAAAATGCGAGCAATAGAGTTTGCCTTCCCTAAGATGTATTCGGCATATGAAGCTCAAGAGAATATCACATATGTTCGAAAAGCCATCTTTGAGCTTTATGACGAGTACGTTGCTATGGCTACAAGTGGAAGTGCAGGGACAGGTTGTTCATTAAATCCTACATCCGAAATAGTGTGTCCACCTCGAGCAAGTGCTGACTATTGGGATGATTTGGATGAGTATTGTGGTGAACTCGAATCCGATGAACCCCATAAGAGCGAGTTGGTGGATTACCTAGACAAGCCTCGCCAACTTCCTGGACAAAATCCGAAGGATTTCAACTGTTTAGATTGGTGGAAAATCAACCGATCAGCATACCCGGTACTCTCTCAGTTAGCGGCTGATGTATTGGCCATTCCTATCACTACCGTCGCATCTGAGGCCACCTTTAGTGCTGGAACTAGGGTGATTGATTCATACCGTGCTTCACTTGCTCCGGAGACAGTCCAGACGTTAATGTGTGCAGGCGATTGGTGTAGAAATTTACACGGGgtcaaaaagaaattgaaa CCACAGAAAGCTCTCAAAGAATATGAGCTGCCCAATGCTTGA